The Cucumis melo cultivar AY chromosome 6, USDA_Cmelo_AY_1.0, whole genome shotgun sequence genome includes a region encoding these proteins:
- the LOC127149735 gene encoding uncharacterized protein LOC127149735, producing PPSPPPPPPPPPPPAPPAPPPAPPPPPPAPPPPPPAPPPPPPPPPAPPPPPPPAPPPAPPPPPPPPPPPPPPPPPPPPPPPPPPPPPPPPPPPPPPAPPPAPPPAPPPPPPPPPPPPFPPPPPPPFPPPPPPPPPPPPPPPPPPPPPAPPPPPPPPPAPPPAPPPPPPPPLAPPPPPPPPPPPAPPPPPPPPPPPPAATTTAAPPPPPPPPPPPAPPPPPPPPAPPPAPPPAPPPPPPPFPPPPPPPFPPPPPPPPPPPPPPPPPPPATPAPPPPPPPPPPPPTTPTTPPPPTPPTPPPAAPAPPAAPPPAPPAPAPPAPPPPAPPPRAPPPPPP from the exons cctccttctcctcctcctcctcctcctcctcctcctcctcctgctCCTCCTGCTCCTCCTCctgctcctcctcctcctc ctcctgctcctcctcctcctcctcctgctcctcctcctcctcctcctcctcctcctgctcctcctcctcctcctcctcctgctCCTCCTCCagctcctcctcctcctcctcctcctcctcctc ctcctcctcctcctcctcctcctcctcctcctcctcctcctcctcctcctcctcctcctcctcctcctcctcctcctcctcctcctgctCCTCCTCCTGCTCCTCCTCctgctcctcctcctcctcctcctcctcctcctcctcctccttttcctcctcctcctcctcctccttttcctcctcctcctcctcctcctcctcctcctcctcctcctcctcctcctcctcctcctcctcctgctcctcctcctcctcctcctcctcctcctgctCCTCCTCctgctcctcctcctcctcctcctcctcctcttgctcctcctcctcctcctcctcctcctcctcctcctgctcctcctcctcctcctcctcctcctcctcctcctcctgctgctactactactgctgctcctcctcctcctcctcctcctcctcctcctcctgctcctcctcctcctcctcctcctcctgctCCTCCTCCTGCTCCTCCTCctgctcctcctcctcctcctcctccttttcctcctcctcctcctcctcctttt cctcctcctcctcctcctcctcctcctcctcctcctcctcctcctcctcctcctcctgctACTCctgctcctcctcctcctcctcctcctcctcctcctcctcctacTACTCCTACTACTCCTCCTCCTCCTACTCCTCCTACTC CTCCTCCTGCTGCTCCTGCTCCTCCTGCTGCTCCTCCTCCTGCTCCTCCTGCTCCTGCTCCTCCTGCTCCTCCTCCTCCTGCTCCTCCTCCTCgtgctcctcctcctcctcctcct
- the LOC127149736 gene encoding uncharacterized protein LOC127149736, giving the protein MPPRRGTRRGGGRGGRGAGRGQPEAPPVAPAVDPNAPVTQADLAAMEQRYQDMLQAALAPFLAAQQNQAAPVQAEAAPAQAQAAPVQAQAVAPPAPEEAQPVPVQLSAEAKHLRDFRKYNPKTFDGSMDNPTKAQMWLTSIETIFRYMKCPEDQKVQCAVFFLEDRGTAWWETAERMLGGDVSKITWEQFKENFYAKFFSANVKHAKLQEFLNLEQGDMTVEQYDAEFDMLSRFAPDMVRDEAARTEKFVRGLRLDLQGIVRALRPATHADALRIALDLSLPERADASKAAGRGSALGQKRKVETQPDVAPQRTLRSGGVFQRHRRELAAAGRTLRELPACTTCGRVHGGRCLAGSGVCFRCRQPGHTADMCPRKPFETTPPQPSAAQQGRVFATTRQEAERAGTVVTGTLPILGHYAFVLFDSGSSHSFISSVFVQHVGLEVEPLGSVLSVSTPSGEVLLSKEQIKACRVEIANRMLDVTLLVLDMQDFDVILGMDWLSANHANIDCYGKEVVFNPPSEASFKFRGAGMVCIPKVISAMKASKLLSQGTWGILASVVDVREPEVSLSSEPVVREYPDVFPDELPGLPPPREVDFAIELEPGTAPISRAPYRMAPAELKELKVQLQELLDKGFIRPSVSPWGAPVLFVKKKDGSMRLCIDYRELNKVTVKNRYPLPRIDDLFDQLQGATVFSKIDLRSGYHQLRIRDGDIPKTAFRSRYGHYEFVVMSFGLTNAPAVFMDLMNRVFKEFLDSFVIVFIDDILIYSKTEAEHEEHLHQVLETLRANKLYAKFSKCEFWLRKVTFLGHVVSSEGVNFLKRSGAAPKRNVLTNKLALHVEEFGGEGASEAEEVGGINWVVHDFARSLILVGCEKVEFDYADLINAIKCKSMALAESRGLFLGG; this is encoded by the coding sequence atgccgccacgtagaggtacacgccgaggaggtggtaggggaggcagaggagccggtcgtggccagccggaggcgccacctgttgcaccggcagtcgacccaaacgcaccggtcacccaggcggatctcgccgcgatggagcagcgttatcaggacatgctgcaagctgctttggcgcctttccttgccgcccagcagaaccaggccgcccctgttcaggccgaggccgcccctgctcaggcccaggccgcccctgttcaggctcaggccgtcgctcctccagcccctgaggaagctcaaccagtaccagttcaactgtcggccgaggcgaaacacttacgggatttcaggaagtataatcccaagacctttgacggatccatggacaaccccacaaaggcccaaatgtggttgacgtccatagagactattttccggtacatgaagtgcccagaagaccagaaggtgcagtgtgcagtcttcttcttggaggacaggggcaccgcctggtgggagaccgcggagagaatgctagggggcgatgtaagcaaaataacgtgggagcagttcaaggagaacttctatgctaagtttttctccgccaatgtgaagcacgccaagctgcaagagttcctaaacttggagcaaggcgacatgacggtggagcagtacgacgccgagttcgatatgctgtcccgctttgctcccgatatggtaagagatgaggctgccaggacggagaaatttgttagaggactcaggctagaccttcagggcattgtcagagccctccgcccagccacgcatgctgatgcactacgtatagcactggatttgagcctgcctgagagagccgatgcgtctaaggctgccggcagagggtcagccttgggacagaagagaaaggttgagacgcagcctgacgtagcaccgcagcgaacactgaggtcaggaggtgtcttccagagacaccgacgggagcttgcagcagccgggaggactctgagagagctacccgcttgtactacctgcgggagagtccacggaggtcgttgcttggctggaagtggagtctgctttaggtgcagacagccggggcacactgctgatatgtgtcctcggaaaccctttgagacgacaccgccccagccttctgcggcccagcaggggagagttttcgccactacccggcaggaggccgagcgagctggcactgtggtgacaggtacgctcccaattttggggcactatgcttttgtgctatttgactctgggtcatcccactcgtttatatcctccgttttcgttcagcatgtgggtttagaggtagagcctttgggtagtgttttgtcggtttctactccatctggggaggtcctgttatccaaagaacaaataaaggcatgtcgggtagagatagcgaatcgtatgttagacgtgaccttgctagtgttagacatgcaggattttgatgtgatactaggcatggattggctatcagccaaccatgcaaatatagactgttatggcaaggaagttgtcttcaaccctccctccgaggctagtttcaaattcaggggggcaggcatggtatgtatacccaaggtcatctcagccatgaaggctagtaaactactcagccagggtacttggggtattttggcaagcgtagtggatgtgagagagccggaagtttccctatcttccgaaccagtggtaagagagtaccccgacgtttttccagacgaacttccaggacttccgcctcccagagaagtagacttcgctatcgagttagagccgggcactgccccaatctcgagggccccttacagaatggctccagccgaactaaaggagttgaaggtccagttacaggagttgctggacaaaggcttcatccggcccagtgtgtcgccttggggagccccagtattgttcgtgaagaagaaggatgggtcaatgcgcctttgtattgactaccgagagctgaacaaggtgacagtcaaaaaccgctaccccttgcccaggattgatgacctgttcgatcagttgcagggagccaccgtcttctccaagatcgacctgcgatcaggctatcaccagttgaggattagggacggtgacatccccaagacggcctttcgatcgaggtacggacattacgaattcgttgtgatgtctttcggcttgactaacgctcctgcagtattcatggatctgatgaacagggtgtttaaggagtttctagactcgttcgtcatagtcttcattgacgacatcctcatttactcaaaaactgaggctgagcacgaggagcacttacaccaggttttggagacccttcgagccaacaagttgtatgccaagttctccaagtgtgaattctggttaaggaaggtgacgtttcttggccacgtggtttccagtgagggagt